The Flavobacterium piscisymbiosum genome includes a region encoding these proteins:
- the ytxJ gene encoding bacillithiol system redox-active protein YtxJ — protein MSFLNSIFGSSDNTDSPKSNVNWTELTDVAQLLEVTTISNEKPVVIFKHSTRCSISRMALKQFEREYDLNETVDAYFLDLIAHRDISNEIASRFNVYHESPQLILIKNGQAVYDVSHSDIDAVALKEKIQH, from the coding sequence ATGAGTTTTTTAAATTCAATCTTCGGAAGTTCAGATAATACAGACTCTCCAAAAAGTAATGTAAACTGGACAGAATTAACCGATGTAGCACAATTATTAGAAGTTACCACGATCTCGAACGAGAAGCCGGTTGTTATTTTTAAGCATAGTACAAGATGCAGCATTAGCCGTATGGCTTTGAAACAGTTTGAACGTGAATACGATTTAAACGAAACTGTCGATGCTTATTTTTTAGATTTAATCGCCCATCGTGATATCTCTAACGAAATTGCCAGCAGATTTAATGTATATCATGAATCTCCGCAATTAATCTTAATCAAAAACGGACAAGCTGTTTATGATGTTTCTCACAGCGATATTGATGCTGTGGCTTTGAAAGAAAAAATTCAACACTAA